One window of the Candidatus Eisenbacteria bacterium genome contains the following:
- a CDS encoding cation:proton antiporter translates to MNRFSRWRAFAIPLALGLLLAHAARATGAGGGGHDTLLPVLEALVLVLIAARLGGALFARLGMPAVLGELLAGVALSALGNAGLHVFQGADTAVVLDTLAQLGVLFLLFSVGLESDVARLAAVGPSALLVAVVGVVAPMLLGVGVSAWMHPGQAGLAHAFVGATLAATSVGITARVLADLGRAASLEGRIILGAAVLDDVLGLLVLAAVSGVISAAEAGTAFSAASLLVIAGKAVGFLVLAVFVGRWVSKQAFAFAGRLRGEGLLLTLAVAFCFTLSWLAGLAGLAPIVGAFAAGLVLDEVHYRVLLEREPHVERIEQLLGPISQFLVPVFFVLMGMAVDVTAFARPEVLVFAAVLTVAAIAGKQACALAVLDPRADRLAIGLGMIPRGEVGLIFASIGRTLRLHGEPVIDGSTYSAVVVMVVLTTLVTPPLLAARLKRLPPPRVADGPAP, encoded by the coding sequence ATGAACCGATTCTCGAGATGGCGCGCCTTCGCGATCCCGCTCGCGCTCGGGCTGCTGCTCGCGCACGCCGCCCGCGCGACCGGAGCGGGCGGCGGCGGCCACGACACGCTGCTGCCGGTGCTCGAGGCGCTCGTCCTGGTGCTGATCGCGGCGCGCCTCGGCGGCGCGCTCTTCGCCCGGCTCGGCATGCCGGCGGTGCTCGGCGAACTGCTCGCGGGCGTCGCGCTTTCGGCGCTCGGAAACGCCGGCCTGCACGTCTTCCAGGGCGCCGACACGGCGGTGGTGCTCGACACGCTGGCGCAGCTCGGCGTGCTGTTCCTGCTCTTTTCGGTCGGGCTCGAGTCCGACGTCGCCCGGCTCGCCGCGGTCGGTCCGTCGGCGCTGCTGGTCGCGGTGGTCGGCGTGGTCGCGCCGATGCTGCTCGGCGTCGGCGTCTCGGCGTGGATGCATCCGGGGCAGGCCGGGCTCGCGCACGCGTTCGTCGGCGCGACGCTGGCGGCGACGAGCGTCGGGATCACCGCGCGCGTGCTCGCGGACCTCGGACGGGCGGCGAGCCTCGAGGGCCGCATCATTCTCGGAGCGGCGGTGCTCGACGACGTACTCGGGCTGCTCGTGCTGGCGGCGGTGAGCGGCGTCATCTCGGCCGCCGAGGCGGGCACGGCGTTTTCGGCCGCTTCACTGCTCGTCATCGCCGGCAAGGCGGTCGGCTTCCTCGTCCTGGCGGTGTTCGTGGGGCGGTGGGTCTCGAAGCAGGCGTTCGCGTTCGCCGGCCGCCTGCGCGGCGAGGGGCTGTTGCTGACGCTCGCGGTGGCGTTCTGCTTCACGCTCTCGTGGCTCGCCGGACTCGCCGGGCTCGCGCCCATCGTCGGCGCGTTCGCGGCGGGCCTGGTGCTCGACGAGGTGCACTACAGGGTGCTGCTCGAGCGCGAGCCGCACGTCGAGCGCATCGAGCAGTTGCTCGGACCGATCTCGCAGTTCCTCGTGCCGGTCTTCTTCGTGCTGATGGGCATGGCGGTGGACGTCACCGCCTTCGCGCGGCCCGAAGTGCTGGTGTTCGCCGCCGTGCTCACGGTGGCGGCGATCGCCGGCAAGCAGGCGTGCGCGCTCGCCGTGCTCGACCCGCGCGCCGACCGGCTCGCGATCGGGCTCGGGATGATTCCGCGCGGCGAGGTCGGGCTGATCTTCGCGAGCATCGGCCGCACGCTGCGGTTGCACGGCGAGCCCGTCATTGACGGCTCGACCTATTCGGCGGTCGTCGTGATGGTCGTGCTGACGACGCTGGTGACGCCGCCGCTGCTGGCCGCACGGCTGAAGCGCCTGCCGCCCCCGCGCGTGGCGGACGGCCCCGCGCCCTGA
- a CDS encoding amidohydrolase family protein, translating into MSSPLRAAPCPSPATPAFRSLLARAAVALLAICTLLTAPAARAATPRVHAIVGARIVTAPGAVIERGTIVMRDGLIVAVGASVTVPADARIWPGDSLTVYPGLIDAYVLPSESGGAGATTPSPAGRPGPRTGADEPARGASSPLVVVRSDYRTIEHLALTTEQLGSLRAAGFTAAQVAPRTGVMRGTSAVVGLGDGPLGGHTLVADANQVVALAPQRQGYPGSLMGVIAVVRQAFRDAAWYRDVNAAWARRPAASERPAVDNSLAALQPAIGGRQSVLFVSDGMLQVLRAAALAKEAGVVARIVGAGDEYKRAGLIARTGAPLIVPVNFPEPPDVSTPDKAIEVATEDLRAWQDAPGNAAALTKAGVTFALTANGLKDVKSFPGAVGRAVDRGLTEAQALAALTTTPARMLGLESRLGTLAAGKVANLTVTRGALFRGGKVREVWVEGDRYETAKDETTPKGDWRVDWGGGEHALAVKADKDTTVSLVVGADTLSGRAVRLDDARLRFTVTRGAGPEESFDLRAANDALTGTLAVAGVGEHRVRGRAVRKDDKAARKDPTPVVSPAVMGNTEPWRMAAPAQPAAVLVRGATVWTAGPRGTLENADLLVRAGRIVAVGRDLTAPAGAVIVDGRGKHVAPGIIDEHSHSAILGNVNECTNSVTCEVRIQDVINSESTNLYRQLAGGATVMHLLHGSCNAIGGQAAVIRNKWGAPPDELFMADAPPSVKFALGENPKQSNFGADRTDRYPKTRAGVEETIREAFTRAKDYDRARAEWRAGRRPLPPRDDLQLDALSEIVSGKRLIHCHSYRADEILMLMRLAEEFGFRVNTFTHVLEGYKVANELAAHGASGIGFTDWWQYKQEVIDAIPWNGWLMWDRGVNAGFNSDSDELARRLNTEAAKAIKYGGMPPEEAIKMVTINPARSLRIDGRMGSLEPGKEADFAIWSGSPLSPYSRCEQTWIEGRKYFDRAADLAGRAALAGERDSLIAHAKAAKQGEPAAGAGSRRWPPRYLQDTDQSGNECGGHDGHDMPFRSEADREAAEVSR; encoded by the coding sequence ATGTCCAGCCCCCTTCGGGCCGCCCCGTGCCCGTCGCCCGCGACCCCCGCTTTCCGAAGTCTCCTCGCCCGGGCCGCCGTCGCCCTTCTCGCCATCTGCACGCTGCTCACCGCCCCGGCGGCGCGGGCGGCGACGCCGCGCGTGCACGCCATCGTCGGCGCGCGCATCGTCACCGCCCCCGGCGCGGTGATCGAGCGCGGCACGATCGTGATGCGCGACGGCCTCATCGTCGCCGTCGGCGCGAGCGTGACCGTGCCCGCCGACGCGCGGATCTGGCCCGGCGACAGCCTCACGGTGTATCCCGGCCTGATTGACGCCTACGTGCTGCCCTCCGAATCGGGCGGCGCCGGCGCGACGACGCCTTCGCCGGCCGGCCGGCCCGGTCCGCGGACGGGTGCGGACGAGCCGGCCCGCGGCGCTTCGTCGCCGCTCGTGGTCGTGCGCTCGGACTACCGAACGATCGAGCACCTCGCGCTCACCACCGAGCAACTCGGGTCGCTGCGCGCGGCCGGCTTCACCGCCGCGCAGGTCGCGCCGCGGACCGGCGTGATGCGCGGCACCAGCGCCGTCGTGGGGCTCGGCGACGGCCCGCTCGGCGGACACACGCTGGTCGCCGACGCGAACCAGGTCGTGGCGCTCGCGCCGCAGCGCCAGGGTTACCCGGGCTCGCTGATGGGCGTGATCGCCGTCGTCCGCCAGGCGTTCCGCGACGCGGCGTGGTATCGCGATGTGAACGCGGCCTGGGCCCGCCGGCCGGCCGCGAGCGAGCGCCCCGCCGTGGACAACTCGCTCGCCGCGCTGCAGCCCGCCATCGGCGGCCGCCAGAGCGTGCTGTTCGTGAGCGACGGGATGCTGCAGGTCCTGCGCGCCGCGGCGCTCGCGAAGGAGGCGGGCGTCGTCGCCCGCATCGTCGGCGCGGGCGACGAATACAAGCGCGCCGGACTCATCGCGCGCACCGGCGCGCCGCTGATCGTGCCGGTCAACTTTCCCGAACCGCCGGACGTCTCGACGCCCGACAAGGCGATCGAGGTCGCGACCGAGGACCTGCGCGCCTGGCAGGACGCGCCCGGTAACGCCGCGGCACTGACGAAGGCCGGCGTGACGTTCGCGCTCACGGCCAACGGACTGAAGGACGTGAAGTCGTTCCCGGGCGCGGTCGGCCGTGCCGTGGACCGCGGGCTCACCGAGGCGCAGGCGCTCGCGGCGCTCACGACCACGCCGGCGCGGATGCTCGGGCTGGAGTCGCGCCTCGGCACGCTCGCCGCGGGCAAGGTCGCGAACCTGACCGTGACCCGCGGCGCGCTCTTCCGCGGCGGCAAGGTGCGCGAAGTGTGGGTGGAAGGCGACCGCTACGAGACCGCGAAGGACGAAACGACACCGAAGGGCGACTGGCGGGTGGACTGGGGCGGTGGCGAACACGCGCTGGCGGTCAAGGCCGACAAGGACACGACCGTGTCGCTGGTCGTCGGCGCCGACACGCTGAGCGGCCGGGCCGTCCGGCTCGACGACGCGCGGCTGCGCTTCACGGTGACGCGCGGCGCCGGGCCGGAGGAATCGTTCGACCTGCGCGCGGCCAACGACGCGCTCACCGGCACGCTCGCGGTCGCGGGCGTCGGCGAACATCGCGTGCGGGGTCGCGCGGTCAGGAAGGACGACAAGGCCGCCCGCAAGGATCCGACGCCGGTCGTCTCGCCCGCGGTGATGGGCAACACCGAGCCCTGGCGCATGGCCGCGCCCGCGCAGCCCGCGGCCGTGCTCGTGCGGGGCGCGACCGTCTGGACGGCCGGACCCCGGGGCACGCTCGAGAACGCGGACCTGCTGGTGCGCGCGGGCAGGATCGTCGCCGTCGGGCGCGACCTGACCGCTCCGGCGGGCGCGGTGATCGTGGACGGCAGGGGCAAGCACGTCGCGCCCGGCATCATTGACGAGCACAGCCATTCGGCGATCCTCGGCAACGTCAACGAGTGCACGAACTCGGTGACGTGCGAGGTGCGCATCCAGGACGTCATCAACTCCGAGAGCACCAACCTGTATCGCCAGCTCGCGGGCGGCGCGACCGTCATGCACCTGCTGCACGGCTCGTGCAACGCGATCGGCGGGCAGGCGGCGGTGATCCGCAACAAGTGGGGCGCGCCGCCGGACGAGCTGTTCATGGCCGACGCTCCCCCGAGCGTGAAGTTCGCGCTCGGCGAGAACCCCAAGCAGTCGAACTTCGGCGCGGACCGCACGGACCGCTACCCGAAGACGCGCGCCGGCGTCGAGGAAACCATCCGCGAGGCGTTCACCCGGGCGAAGGATTACGACCGCGCCCGTGCCGAGTGGCGCGCCGGCCGCCGGCCGCTGCCGCCGCGCGACGATCTGCAGCTCGACGCCCTCTCGGAGATCGTCAGCGGCAAGCGCCTCATTCACTGCCATTCCTACCGCGCCGACGAGATCCTCATGCTGATGCGCCTGGCGGAGGAGTTCGGATTCCGCGTCAACACCTTCACGCACGTCCTCGAAGGCTACAAGGTCGCCAACGAGCTGGCCGCGCACGGCGCGTCGGGCATCGGCTTCACCGACTGGTGGCAGTACAAGCAGGAGGTGATCGACGCCATTCCGTGGAACGGCTGGCTGATGTGGGATCGCGGCGTCAACGCCGGCTTCAACTCGGACAGCGACGAGCTGGCCCGGCGGCTCAACACCGAGGCCGCCAAGGCCATCAAGTACGGCGGCATGCCGCCCGAGGAAGCCATCAAGATGGTCACGATCAACCCGGCGCGGTCGCTGCGGATTGACGGCCGGATGGGCTCGCTCGAGCCGGGCAAGGAGGCGGACTTCGCGATCTGGAGCGGCTCGCCGCTTTCGCCCTACTCGCGCTGCGAGCAGACCTGGATCGAGGGCCGCAAGTACTTCGACCGCGCCGCCGACCTCGCCGGCCGCGCGGCGCTGGCGGGCGAACGCGACTCGCTGATCGCGCACGCGAAGGCCGCGAAGCAGGGCGAGCCGGCCGCGGGCGCCGGGTCGCGGCGCTGGCCGCCCCGCTATCTGCAGGACACCGACCAGAGCGGCAACGAATGCGGCGGGCACGACGGCCACGACATGCCGTTCCGCAGCGAAGCCGATCGCGAAGCCGCGGAGGTGTCGCGATGA
- a CDS encoding amidohydrolase family protein, translating to MSRLRFDLAVRRALRLALLGSLPFAAPALAGPEWTPATPTRFALTGGTVHTVSGGVLENATVLVDDGRITAVGTGLAAPSDATVYDCRGKHVYPGFIAANTMLGLIEVGTIEGSNDTQETGDVNPNIRAEVMINPDSDLLPVARLNGVTSALVVPGGGTIHGLSALVHLDGWTQEDMTVRRAVALHVRWPNISPVRGWFMPLSDEEQAKRRDAALEAIRTTFGDARAYEKARAAEGAAGIPAHDADVKWDAMRRVVRGEIPVFFEAETEAQIRGVLNFVDEQKLRGAVLIGGRDAALFADDLKARGMAVIVSGTLRMPGRRSDAYDEAFTLPGRLAAAGVTFCIADQGGGFSAAGVRNLPQHAATAAAFGLPRDEALKSVTLYPARILGVADRLGSIEPGKIADLQITDGDPLEVATHCEQVFIAGRPVPMRSRQTELFKKYDARPRGARARPR from the coding sequence ATGAGCCGCCTGCGCTTCGATCTCGCGGTGCGCCGGGCCCTGCGCCTCGCGCTGCTCGGGTCGCTCCCGTTCGCCGCGCCGGCGCTGGCGGGTCCCGAATGGACGCCGGCCACGCCCACCCGCTTCGCCCTCACCGGCGGCACCGTGCACACGGTGAGCGGCGGCGTGCTCGAAAACGCCACCGTTCTGGTGGACGACGGACGCATCACCGCCGTGGGCACGGGACTCGCGGCACCCTCGGACGCCACCGTGTACGACTGCCGCGGCAAGCACGTCTATCCCGGCTTCATCGCCGCGAACACGATGCTGGGCCTGATCGAGGTCGGAACCATCGAGGGCAGCAACGACACGCAGGAAACGGGCGACGTGAACCCGAACATTCGCGCCGAGGTGATGATCAATCCCGATTCGGACCTGCTGCCGGTCGCACGGCTGAACGGCGTGACCAGCGCCCTGGTCGTGCCGGGCGGCGGCACGATTCACGGGCTCTCGGCGCTCGTCCACCTCGACGGCTGGACGCAGGAGGACATGACCGTCCGCCGGGCGGTGGCGCTGCACGTGCGCTGGCCGAACATCTCGCCGGTGCGGGGCTGGTTCATGCCGCTGAGCGACGAGGAGCAGGCGAAGCGCCGGGACGCGGCGCTCGAGGCGATTCGCACCACGTTCGGCGACGCGCGCGCGTACGAGAAGGCGCGCGCCGCCGAGGGCGCGGCGGGGATCCCCGCCCATGACGCAGATGTGAAATGGGACGCGATGCGACGGGTGGTGCGCGGCGAGATCCCCGTGTTCTTCGAAGCGGAGACCGAGGCGCAGATCCGCGGCGTGCTGAACTTCGTGGACGAGCAGAAGCTGAGGGGCGCCGTGCTGATCGGCGGCCGCGACGCGGCCCTGTTCGCGGACGATCTCAAGGCGCGCGGCATGGCGGTGATCGTCAGCGGCACGCTCAGGATGCCGGGGCGCCGATCGGACGCCTACGACGAGGCCTTCACGCTGCCGGGCAGGCTGGCCGCGGCGGGCGTGACGTTCTGCATCGCCGATCAGGGCGGCGGCTTCAGCGCCGCGGGCGTGCGCAACCTGCCGCAGCACGCGGCCACGGCCGCGGCCTTCGGGCTGCCGCGCGACGAGGCGCTGAAGAGCGTGACGCTCTACCCGGCGCGCATCCTGGGCGTGGCCGACCGGCTGGGCTCGATCGAGCCGGGCAAGATCGCCGATCTGCAGATCACCGACGGCGACCCGCTCGAGGTCGCGACCCATTGCGAGCAGGTGTTCATCGCCGGCCGGCCGGTCCCGATGAGGAGCCGGCAGACCGAGCTGTTCAAGAAGTACGACGCGCGCCCCCGGGGGGCCAGGGCCCGCCCGCGCTGA
- a CDS encoding AIR synthase, with amino-acid sequence MTTHAPAAGALGKLSPEAFARLVAPRLGAERPEVLVGPRAGHDAAIVRVGAGRVMAMTTDPLSVIPALGPARSARLACHLLASDLWTTGIPPAYASVSFALPPHWSDEAFAEYWQAMSDEWTRLGVAVVTGHTGRYEGCDLSIVGAATLVGMGDEGRHLTPAMASPGDRVLITKGCAIETAAVAAALCPQRLGAALAAAGLAEDALAKLRALESRVSVVADCRAAIRAGVRERGVTAMHDATEGGVIGGLVELAKACGHDLRIERARIPLAPEVRVACEVLGVDPYLSLAEGALLLTASPPRAGAVLQALATDGIAAADIGEVLKGSGRLWLAEPDGNVLTFDEPLPDPYWDAYARAMREGWK; translated from the coding sequence GTGACGACGCACGCCCCGGCGGCGGGAGCGCTCGGCAAGCTTTCGCCCGAGGCGTTCGCGCGCCTCGTCGCACCGCGGCTCGGCGCGGAGCGGCCCGAGGTGCTGGTCGGTCCGCGCGCGGGTCACGACGCGGCGATCGTCCGCGTCGGCGCGGGGCGGGTGATGGCGATGACCACCGATCCGCTGTCGGTGATTCCGGCGCTCGGACCCGCCCGTTCGGCGCGGCTCGCCTGCCACCTGCTCGCCTCCGACCTGTGGACCACCGGCATCCCGCCCGCGTACGCGAGCGTCAGCTTCGCGCTGCCGCCGCACTGGTCCGACGAGGCGTTCGCCGAGTACTGGCAGGCGATGAGCGACGAATGGACCCGGCTCGGCGTCGCGGTGGTGACGGGCCATACGGGCCGCTACGAGGGCTGCGACCTGAGCATCGTCGGCGCCGCCACGCTGGTCGGCATGGGCGACGAGGGCCGCCACCTGACGCCGGCCATGGCCTCGCCCGGCGACCGCGTGCTGATCACCAAGGGCTGCGCGATCGAGACGGCCGCGGTGGCGGCGGCGCTGTGCCCGCAGCGGCTGGGTGCGGCGCTCGCCGCCGCGGGGCTGGCCGAGGACGCCCTCGCGAAGTTGCGCGCGCTCGAGTCGCGGGTGAGCGTCGTCGCCGACTGCCGCGCGGCGATCCGCGCAGGTGTTCGCGAGCGCGGCGTCACCGCGATGCACGACGCGACCGAGGGCGGCGTGATCGGCGGGCTCGTCGAGCTGGCGAAGGCGTGCGGCCACGATCTGCGGATCGAGCGCGCCCGCATTCCGCTCGCGCCCGAGGTGCGGGTCGCGTGCGAAGTGCTGGGAGTGGACCCCTACCTCTCGCTGGCCGAGGGCGCGCTGCTGCTGACGGCGAGCCCGCCGCGCGCCGGGGCGGTGCTCCAGGCGCTCGCGACCGACGGCATCGCCGCCGCCGACATCGGCGAGGTCCTGAAGGGCTCCGGCCGGTTGTGGCTCGCCGAACCCGACGGCAACGTGCTCACCTTCGACGAGCCGCTGCCGGACCCCTACTGGGACGCCTACGCCCGCGCGATGCGCGAGGGCTGGAAGTAG
- a CDS encoding M14 family metallopeptidase — MNSRTLPVRLAPVAAALLIAAAALVAGEPRAQGLAAIPARPDTLGRLSPARMLADSARRPVTLPPRPVVPPPRPVAPDTSNGPAVPADIPGFWRTRAERTAWKQTADYDETMRYCRQLEGGSRWIKVVTYGTSGQGRDLPLVVVSRDRAFTPDAAHATGKPILLIVNGIHSGEIEGKDASLALVRDMAVLRTRENLLDSCIVLVLPILSVDAHERSSKYNRINQNGPEEMGWRFTPIGLNLNRDWMKTESPEMTALLANVYTKWWPDLMFDDHTTDGADYRHDLSYGFQNGGGVAPSLTRWYEQAFEGRVLPRLAALGHLPAPYLSFRRGADPLSGIDFGWMPPRFSNAYTPLQCRASILVETHMLKPYGVRVKATYDLLASTLEDIREHPGELRAAVRAAEDGMVALARRRGPLVLSSRTTDRATPFDFKGVVTKWEPSDITGGLVPRYTSAPWDTIIPLYRETVPELTVQVPAGYLVPREWSDAIDVLQTQGVAMRRLRRAFSDTVEVQHVLEWSEDARSFEGHHMTSAKQVRLERRLRSFRAGDVWVPADQRSGALVVNLCEAQAPDGFLAWNFFDTVFERKEYGEDYVVEPLAKRMLAQDPALAREFAAKLAADSSFAKSPWARVDFFYRRSPWADPEQDLSPIVRALRPVPESALEPPAGNAPEPALGPRR; from the coding sequence ATGAACTCCCGCACCCTGCCGGTCCGGCTCGCGCCCGTCGCGGCCGCCCTCCTCATCGCCGCCGCCGCCCTCGTGGCGGGCGAGCCGCGCGCCCAGGGTCTGGCCGCGATTCCCGCCCGGCCCGACACGCTCGGGCGGCTCTCGCCGGCGCGCATGCTCGCCGACAGCGCGCGCCGTCCGGTGACCCTTCCGCCGCGGCCGGTCGTTCCGCCGCCCAGGCCGGTCGCGCCCGACACCAGCAACGGTCCGGCCGTGCCCGCCGACATCCCCGGCTTCTGGCGCACGCGCGCCGAGCGCACGGCGTGGAAGCAGACCGCCGACTACGACGAGACGATGCGCTACTGCCGCCAGCTCGAGGGCGGCTCGCGCTGGATCAAGGTCGTCACCTACGGCACCAGCGGCCAGGGCCGCGACCTGCCGCTCGTCGTCGTCTCGCGCGACCGCGCCTTCACGCCCGACGCCGCGCACGCGACCGGCAAGCCCATCCTGCTGATCGTCAACGGCATCCACTCGGGCGAGATCGAGGGCAAGGACGCCTCGCTCGCGCTGGTTCGCGACATGGCCGTGCTGCGCACGCGCGAGAACCTGCTCGACTCGTGCATCGTGCTCGTGCTTCCCATCCTGTCGGTGGACGCGCACGAGCGGAGCTCGAAGTACAACCGCATCAACCAGAACGGTCCCGAGGAGATGGGCTGGCGGTTCACGCCCATCGGCCTCAACCTCAACCGCGACTGGATGAAGACCGAGTCGCCCGAGATGACGGCGCTGCTCGCCAACGTCTACACGAAGTGGTGGCCGGACCTGATGTTCGACGACCACACGACCGACGGCGCCGACTACCGGCACGACCTCAGCTACGGGTTCCAGAACGGTGGCGGCGTCGCGCCCTCGCTGACCCGCTGGTACGAGCAGGCGTTCGAGGGCCGGGTGCTGCCCAGGCTCGCCGCGCTCGGCCACCTGCCCGCGCCCTACCTCAGCTTCCGCCGCGGGGCCGATCCCCTCAGCGGCATTGACTTCGGCTGGATGCCGCCGCGGTTCTCGAACGCCTACACGCCGCTGCAGTGCCGCGCCTCGATCCTCGTCGAGACGCACATGCTCAAGCCCTACGGCGTGCGGGTGAAGGCGACCTACGACCTGCTCGCCAGCACGCTCGAGGACATCCGCGAGCATCCGGGCGAGCTGCGCGCCGCCGTGCGCGCCGCCGAGGACGGCATGGTCGCGCTGGCGCGCCGCCGCGGCCCGCTCGTGCTGTCGTCGCGGACGACCGACCGGGCGACGCCCTTCGACTTCAAGGGCGTCGTGACGAAGTGGGAGCCGAGCGACATCACCGGCGGGCTCGTGCCGCGCTACACGAGCGCGCCGTGGGACACGATCATCCCGCTCTATCGCGAGACCGTGCCCGAGCTGACGGTCCAGGTGCCCGCCGGCTACCTCGTGCCCCGCGAGTGGAGCGACGCGATCGACGTGCTGCAGACGCAGGGGGTCGCGATGCGCCGCCTGCGGCGCGCCTTCAGCGACACCGTCGAGGTCCAGCACGTGCTCGAGTGGTCCGAGGACGCCCGCAGCTTCGAAGGCCACCACATGACGAGTGCGAAGCAGGTGCGGCTCGAGCGCCGGCTGCGCTCGTTCCGCGCCGGCGACGTGTGGGTGCCGGCCGATCAGCGCTCGGGGGCGCTGGTCGTCAACCTGTGCGAGGCCCAGGCGCCCGACGGATTTCTGGCCTGGAACTTCTTCGACACGGTGTTCGAGCGGAAGGAGTACGGCGAGGACTACGTCGTCGAGCCGCTGGCGAAGCGGATGCTCGCGCAGGACCCGGCGCTGGCGCGCGAGTTCGCGGCGAAGCTCGCCGCCGACTCGTCGTTCGCGAAAAGCCCGTGGGCGCGCGTGGATTTCTTCTACCGCCGCTCGCCGTGGGCCGACCCGGAGCAGGATCTGAGCCCGATCGTCCGGGCACTCCGGCCCGTGCCGGAGAGCGCGCTCGAGCCGCCCGCGGGCAACGCCCCCGAGCCGGCCCTCGGACCGCGGCGCTGA
- the argF gene encoding ornithine carbamoyltransferase, with product MKNAPFHLVDLLGLERGWVLERFTEADRLRALRGTPKAPRPLAGRTAALVFHKPSLRTRVSFTVGMHELGGDAVDLGAVEVSEHGRESVPDVAHVLSGMVDLVVVRTFSHSLVRKLAAHSGVPVVNALTDHSHPCQILADLYTLWRAGRDLDSIQVAWVGDGNNVLHSWLEAATIFGFGLRVAVPDGFEPDAGLFLEAERRSGGRVRRVRDPREAARGADVIYTDTWTSMGQEEEAQWRNIAFAGYTVDESLMALTNDDAVFMHCLPAHRGEEVTDGVIDGPRSIVIEEAENRLHLQKALMVALVAAAGGRRARGRATVGVPAGV from the coding sequence GTGAAGAACGCTCCTTTCCATCTGGTGGACCTGCTCGGGCTCGAGCGCGGCTGGGTGCTGGAACGGTTCACCGAGGCCGACCGGCTGCGCGCGCTGCGCGGCACGCCGAAGGCGCCGCGGCCGCTCGCGGGCCGGACCGCGGCGCTCGTCTTCCACAAGCCGTCGCTGCGCACGCGCGTCTCGTTCACGGTCGGCATGCACGAGCTGGGCGGAGACGCCGTGGACCTCGGGGCCGTCGAAGTGAGCGAGCACGGCCGCGAGAGCGTGCCCGACGTCGCGCACGTCCTTTCGGGCATGGTGGACCTGGTCGTCGTGCGCACGTTCTCGCACTCGCTCGTCCGCAAGCTCGCGGCGCACTCGGGCGTGCCGGTGGTCAACGCGCTCACCGACCATTCGCACCCCTGCCAGATCCTCGCCGACCTGTACACGCTCTGGCGCGCCGGACGCGACCTCGACTCGATCCAGGTCGCGTGGGTCGGCGACGGCAACAACGTGCTGCACTCGTGGCTCGAGGCCGCGACGATCTTCGGCTTCGGCCTGCGCGTCGCGGTGCCCGACGGCTTCGAGCCCGACGCGGGCCTGTTCCTCGAGGCCGAGCGGCGCAGCGGCGGACGCGTCCGGCGCGTGCGCGACCCGCGCGAGGCCGCGCGCGGCGCCGACGTGATCTACACCGACACCTGGACCAGCATGGGCCAGGAGGAGGAGGCGCAGTGGCGCAACATCGCGTTCGCCGGCTACACCGTGGACGAATCGCTCATGGCGCTCACGAACGACGACGCCGTCTTCATGCACTGCCTGCCCGCGCACCGCGGCGAAGAGGTGACCGACGGGGTGATTGACGGGCCGCGCAGCATCGTGATCGAGGAAGCCGAAAACCGCCTGCACCTGCAGAAGGCGCTGATGGTCGCGCTGGTGGCGGCGGCGGGAGGGCGCCGTGCCCGGGGCAGGGCGACCGTGGGCGTTCCCGCCGGCGTCTGA